In the Chloroflexota bacterium genome, one interval contains:
- a CDS encoding molybdopterin-binding protein: MKWITQSPEQALGHILCHNIADTQGHKALHKGTVIGQPEIAQLRALGVAEVTVAVLDPGDVHEDEAAHRLTYACVGEGVSISDAGGGRVNLLARQAGIVKVNRETLQQINEIDGLTIATVRHDRLVTANTMVATIKILPYAVSEADLVRAERIGRAGSIMSVRALRRMQVGIILTGSEAARERIVKAFAAPLRERVAELGSEARDISYVAHAPKAIASAIELMRVAGAGLIIIAGETSIMDREDITPRGIVLAGGVVEHYGAPVEPGNLLLLAYIGGLPVIGAPGCVRSRDENVVDLILPRLLSGERLARADIVNLADGGLLI, encoded by the coding sequence ATGAAATGGATTACGCAATCCCCCGAGCAGGCGCTGGGGCATATCCTGTGCCATAATATCGCCGACACGCAGGGCCACAAGGCGCTGCACAAAGGCACCGTGATCGGCCAGCCGGAGATCGCGCAGTTGCGGGCGCTCGGCGTGGCCGAGGTGACTGTCGCGGTGCTGGATCCGGGCGATGTGCACGAAGATGAAGCGGCGCACCGGCTGACCTATGCGTGCGTGGGCGAAGGGGTGTCGATCAGCGACGCGGGCGGCGGCCGCGTCAACCTGCTGGCGCGGCAGGCTGGCATCGTCAAAGTCAACCGCGAAACGCTCCAGCAAATTAACGAGATCGACGGGCTGACCATCGCCACGGTGCGCCATGACCGGCTGGTGACGGCGAACACGATGGTCGCCACCATCAAGATCCTCCCCTATGCCGTGAGCGAGGCCGATCTGGTGCGCGCCGAGCGCATCGGGCGGGCCGGCAGCATCATGTCGGTGCGGGCGTTGCGCCGCATGCAGGTTGGCATCATCCTAACCGGCAGCGAGGCGGCGCGTGAGCGGATCGTCAAGGCGTTTGCCGCGCCGCTGCGCGAGCGTGTCGCCGAGCTGGGTTCCGAGGCGCGTGACATTTCGTATGTGGCGCATGCGCCGAAGGCGATTGCCAGCGCCATCGAGTTGATGCGCGTGGCCGGCGCCGGGCTGATCATTATCGCCGGCGAGACATCGATCATGGACCGCGAGGACATCACGCCGCGCGGCATCGTGCTGGCGGGCGGCGTGGTCGAGCACTACGGCGCGCCGGTCGAACCCGGCAACCTGTTGCTGCTGGCGTATATCGGCGGCCTGCCAGTCATTGGCGCGCCGGGCTGCGTGCGCTCCCGCGACGAAAACGTGGTGGACCTGATATTGCCGCGACTGTTGAGCGGCGAGCGCCTGGCGCGCGCGGATATCGTCAATCTGGCAGATGGCGGATTGCTCATCTGA
- a CDS encoding type II toxin-antitoxin system VapC family toxin has translation MGETDAGWLLDTSILIDLLRGNARARRWIDSLPAPSRMVSVITAVELLAGCRNQSEQRAIERELSFYELVWIDEDISRSALDLYRQHHLSHGVGFLDCVIAATAAVRSLRLATLNLKHFSPLPGVQTEAPFK, from the coding sequence ATGGGCGAGACTGACGCCGGCTGGTTATTGGACACGTCGATCCTCATTGATCTGCTCCGCGGCAATGCGCGCGCCAGGCGATGGATCGACTCGCTGCCGGCTCCTTCGCGCATGGTGTCCGTCATCACTGCGGTAGAGCTCTTGGCGGGGTGCCGCAATCAGTCCGAACAGCGCGCGATTGAGCGCGAATTGTCGTTCTACGAGCTGGTGTGGATCGACGAAGACATATCGCGCTCCGCACTCGACCTGTACCGCCAGCATCATCTGAGCCACGGCGTCGGATTCCTGGACTGCGTCATTGCTGCGACGGCGGCTGTGCGCAGTCTGCGACTTGCGACGCTTAATCTGAAGCACTTCTCGCCGCTGCCTGGAGTCCAGACAGAAGCTCCATTCAAATAG